A window of Diospyros lotus cultivar Yz01 chromosome 14, ASM1463336v1, whole genome shotgun sequence contains these coding sequences:
- the LOC127790956 gene encoding uncharacterized protein LOC127790956 — MEKRREDFGRLNPIKTPNKFRNQEKFCAYHNEVGHDTSKCYALKDAIEELIRRGWLRDYVVRPSNQPPQQTNQRPPPEDEHAPMVRTIYTIHGGPHLAGTSNRSHERYVRETNHVLIAGSIEQTGPSKRTRVAMKEITFSKDDAKDIHWPHNDALVIRARIGNMEVRRIMVDTSSSVNVMYRACFDQMGLGPEQLSSSLEPLYGFTGDAVVPIGRVKLPFTVGSPGREATAMAEFLIIDCPSAYNVVLGRPVMNELDMVASIRALTVKFPTDNGTGCVRGEQHLARRCYEDAVKMGAKGKRVNVVAGGAQRPSSQSGVNYDLDPREVDCDKASGPVEELEEVPTSEVDAERCLKLGKNLAPEVKYQLVEFLKANLDVFAWNHEDMVGIAPEVMSHRLNVDPSYRPVWQKRRLMTPERYAALKEKVDKLLDNGFIREAQYPIWVANPVLLVDATAGHQLLSFMDAYSGYNQIPMNSSEEKHTSFITDRGLYCYKVMPFRLKNAGDTYQRLMNTMFEAQIGRIMEVYVDDMLVKSEQVADHVRDLGEMFEVLRSYRMKVNPLKCTFGVASGKFLGFIVNNRGIEANPEKIKALLDMRSPTKKKDVQSLTGQVAALSRFISKATDKCIPFFNTLRKAQGFDWSGECELAFQQLKAYMGQAPLLSKPKDGEKLVVYLEVSEHAPSAALVREEEEVQYPVYYVSKRLVDAETRYTLMEKLAYCLVTASRKLRPYFQAHQIDVLTKYPLKQILQKPDTSGRLLKWAIELAQFDLEYRPRTAIKG, encoded by the exons ATGGAGAAGAGGAGAGAAGATTTCGGGAGGCTGAACCCGATTAAAACTCCCAATAAGTTCAGAAACCAGGAGAAGTTTTGTGCGTACCACAACGAGGTAGGGCACGACACCTCCAAATGCTACGCCCTAAAAGATGCAATTGAAGAACTGATTCGAAGGGGCTGGCTGCGAGATTACGTGGTGCGACCTTCAAACCAGCCACCCCAGCAGACGAATCAACGACCTCCCCCCGAGGATGAGCATGCACCTATGGTTCGAACGATCTACACAATCCACGGTGGACCTCACCTAGCAGGCACATCGAACAGGTCGCATGAAAGGTATGTACGCGAAACTAATCACGTCTTGATAGCAGGATCTATTGAGCAGACGGGACCATCTAAGCGAACTAGGGTGGCAATGAAAGAAATCACCTTCTCCAAAGATGATGCCAAGGACATACACTGGCCGCACAATGACGCCCTTGTCATTCGTGCTCGCATCGGCAACATGGAGGTACGAAGAATAATGGTAGACACTAGCAGCTCGGTGAATGTGATGTATAGGGCCTGTTTCGACCAAATGGGACTAGGGCCCGAGCAATTGAGCTCATCCCTAGAGCCGCTCTACGGattcacgggagacgcagttGTTCCCATAGGGCGGGTTAAACTCCCATTCACTGTTGGGAGCCCAGGTCGCGAAGCAACGGCAATGGCAGAATTCCTTATTATTGACTGTCCCTCAGCGTACAACGTCGTGCTCGGGCGGCCGGTGATGAACGAGCTGGACATGGTCGCCTCAATTAGGGCTCTGACCGTCAAGTTCCCGACTGACAATGGAACAGGATGTGTGCGGGGAGAACAACACCTCGCGAGACGCTGCTATGAGGACGCGGTCAAGATGGGGGCCAAAGGAAAGAGAGTGAACGTGGTCGCAGGAGGAGCTCAGCGACCTTCTAGTCAGAGCGGGGTAAACTATGACCTGGATCCTCGAGAAGTGGATTGTGACAAAGCCTCCGGCCCGGTGGAAGAACTTGAAGAAGTCCCGACCAGCGAAGTGGATGCTGAAAGGTGTCTAAAGCTCGGAAAGAATCTGGCCCCTGAGGTAAAGTATCAATTGGTTGaattccttaaagctaacctggACGTGTTTGCTTGGAACCATGAAGATATGGTAGGCATAGCCCCGGAGGTCATGTCGCACAGGCTCAATGTGGACCCCAGCTACAGACCAGTGTGGCAGAAGAGGAGGTTAATGACTCCAGAGCGTTACGCCGCCCTTAAAGAGAAGGTGGATAAGCTCTTGGACAATGGATTCATCAGAGAAGCCCAATACCCAATCTGGGTAGCCAATCCAGTCCTG ctcgtggatgcaacagcGGGGCACcagctcctcagtttcatggacgCCTACTCAGGatacaaccagatccccatgaatTCTAGCGAGGAGAAGCACACGTCATTTATCACCGATCGTGGGCTGTACTGCTACAAAGTTATGCCGTTTAGACTGAAGAATGCTGGGGACACCTACCAGAGGCTCATGAATACAATGTTCGAAGCACAGATTGGGAGAATAATGGAGGTATATGTCGACGATATGCTGGTTAAATCTGAGCAGGTCGCAGATCATGTTCGCGATTTAGGAGAAATGTTCGAGGTCCTCAGGAGCTATCGCATGAAAGTAAATCCACTGAAGTGCACTTTTGGAGTGGCTTCCGGGAAATTCTTGGGATTCATAGTCAACAACAGAGGCATCGAGGCCAACCCGGAGAAAATAAAGGCCTTGCTGGATATGAGATCTCCCACAAAGAAGAAGGATGTACAGAGCCTTACCGGTCAGGTCGCTGCCCTGAGCCGCTTTATCTCCAAAGCGACTGACAAATGTATTCCTTTCTTCAATACGTTAAGGAAGGCCCAAGGCTTCGATTGGAGCGGAGAATGCGAGCTCGCGTTCCAGCAGTTGAAGGCGTATATGGGGCAAGCGCCACTACTTTCAAAACCCAAGGATGGGGAAAAATTGGTCGTCTATCTGGAAGTGTCAGAGCACGCTCCTAGCGCAGCATTGGttcgagaggaagaagaggtgCAATACCCCGTCTACTACGTCAGCAAGAGGTTGGTGGACGCAGAAACAAGGTACACACTGATGGAGAAGCTCGCATACTGCCTAGTCACAGCATCGAGGAAGTTGCGTCCTTATTTCCAAGCCCATCAGATCGACGTTCTGACCAAGTACCCCCTGAAGCAGATTTTGCAGAAACCAGACACCTCAGGCCGCCTACTAAAATGGGCGatcgagctcgctcagttcgacttGGAATATAGACCAAGGACGGCTATCAAAGGATAA
- the LOC127790957 gene encoding agamous-like MADS-box protein AGL61 codes for MATTNMKKKTTQGRQKIEIKKIESLSNRQVTFSKRRVGLFNKASELCVLTGAQVAVIVKSPGKRIFAFGHPSVEYVLDRYLNGGAAAADGNLPSLSTTVFNRRYDEVVSELDEEKKRMGTMEELKSRERDNNGGFWWDRPVGEIEWPELERYMAALEELKKKVAMRADEMMLIKDASSLPKLMFAMNPPTASPPPHDSFFNREITHEAANYDSKLGFDDKLFCDYC; via the coding sequence ATGGCCACGACGAACATGAAGAAGAAAACCACCCAAGGCCGGCAGAAAATCGAGATTAAGAAGATAGAAAGCTTGAGCAACCGGCAGGTCACCTTCTCCAAGCGACGTGTGGGTCTCTTCAACAAAGCCAGCGAGCTCTGTGTCCTGACCGGCGCACAGGTCGCCGTTATCGTCAAATCCCCGGGCAAGCGCATCTTCGCCTTTGGCCACCCATCTGTCGAGTACGTCCTTGATCGCTACCTTAACGGAGGCGCTGCTGCAGCAGACGGCAACCTCCCTTCCCTGAGTACGACTGTCTTCAACAGGCGCTACGACGAAGTTGTGAGTGAGCTGGacgaagagaagaagagaatggGAACAATGGAAGAGTTGAAGAGCAGGGAAAGGGATAATAATGGTGGATTTTGGTGGGATCGGCCGGTGGGTGAGATAGAGTGGCCGGAGCTGGAGCGGTACATGGCGGCGTTGGAAGAGCTGAAGAAGAAAGTGGCCATGAGAGCAGATGAGATGATGCTGATTAAAGATGCTTCTTCTTTGCCTAAGTTGATGTTTGCCATGAATCCTCCTACGGCAAGTCCTCCTCCTCATGACAGTTTCTTCAACCGAGAAATTACTCACGAGGCTGCTAATTATGATTCGAAGTTGGGCTTTGACGATAAACTGTTTTGTGATTATTGCTGA